Within Desulfobacterales bacterium, the genomic segment GCAGGTACTTTCTAAAGGGTCAAATTGTCTGTAAAACAGCGATATATTAACCGCCGCCTAAATAATGTGGACCGATTACAATGTCTTATCCGGGTATGTGCACAAATCGTGGAGCGGACAAGCGGGGCAGAGGGGTTTTCGGGCTTTGCAGGTTTCCCTGCCAAAGAAAATCAGGCGTAAAGAAAAATCACTCCAGTCGCTTTGCGGAAATAATTTCATCAGATCAAATTCGATCTTGACCGGATCGCTGTTGTCTGTAAGTCCCAGGCGTTGGGATATTCGGCCGACATGGGTGTCGACGACAATTCCCGGAATACCGAAAGCAGCACCTAAAACGACATTCGCTGTTTTGCGGCCGACACCGGGGAGTGTTACCAGTTCATCCAGGCGGCCGGGGACTTTGCCGTTATATCTTTCAATCAGCATCCGGCTGCAATTTTTGATATTTTTGGCTTTATTGCGAAAATAACCCGTGGGCCGTATTAAGGCTTCAATTTTATCCAGCGGCGCAGCGGCAAAATCCGCCGGTGAACTCAGCTTTTGAAAAAGGGTTGCGGTTACGGCATTGACCTGGTTATCCGTGCATTGGGCCGATAGTATGGTTGCCACCAGCAGTTCAAACGGGTTGCGGCAATGGAGTTGTGTCTTGACTTCTGGATAGGCGGCTTTTAGTATTCTATTAATTTGTTTCGCTGTGGATTTGTGTCGGGTCATGATTACAACTCCCATGCGTCAGAATTTTTATAACAAAAGCTGGCTCATTCTCAAATGGTGGTATCTTTATCATGAATGCGTTACAAAAAAAAGCAAGCGCATTGGGGCTGTGTTCCGGCGGTCTTGACAGCCGGCTGGCGGCGCTGGTCTTGCGAAATCAGGGGATAGAAGTTGAATGGATCACATTCAGCACCCCCTTTTTTTCATCTGACAAGGCTCAGCAGGCGTCCCAATTGCTGAACATTCCCTTGCGGGTAAAGAATATTACGCAGACCTACCTTAAAATGCTGAAAAACCCCCACTGCGGGTTCGGGAAACAGATGAATCCCTGCCTGGATTGCCATGCCTTAATGTTCAGGGAAGCCGGGGCAATCATGAAAGCCGAAAAATTCGATTTTCTTTTTAGCGGCGAAGTGCTGGGTCAGCGGCCCATGTCCCAAACAAAAGCGTCTCTTCGTTATGTTGAAAAAAATTCCGGGTTCGAAGGCTATATTTTGCGTCCCCTGAGTGCCAAAAGGCTAACGGAAACAATTCCGGAGCAGGAAGGCCTCGTAGACAGAGAGCGGTTGCTTGATATTTCCGGCAGGTCCCGCAAGCGCCAAATACAACTTGCGGCTGAATTCGGAGTGAAAGATTATCCGGCCCCGGCCGGCGGCTGTTTGCTGACGGATAAAAATTTTTCAATACGACTCAAGGATCTGTTTAGACACCAGGAAAAGACCGATGAGGCTGAACTCGAACTCCTAAAATATGGCCGCCATTTTCGCGTGGATCGGACCACAAAAATAATCGTCGGGCGGACACAAAGTGACAATGAAAATATCGAAAAGCATTTCAATCCCGATCAGGATGCCATTATAACGCTGGTCGATTTTCCCAGTCCGAGTGTGCTGGTATCCAATCATCACCGCAGGGATGTCATTATCCTGGCGGCATCTGTTTGCGCCGGATACAGCAAGGTAGCAGAATTTACACCGGTGACGGCAAACGTGAAAACGCCCCATTGCCAGGAAACCATTCAAGTGCTTGCGATCAGACCGGCAGAAGTCAGCCATCTTCTGATTTAGTCGCGGTCGGATCTTTCGCTTGGTGCGGTGCGGACTTCCCGGGCCGGTCCGTCAACCCTGCAATTGCATAAAACCAAGACAAGGTGTTAACGATGACAGTACTAATTCTGATCGGTTTGTTTGTGGTTTTGCTGCTGGTTCTGCCCACAGCGATTAATCGACATGCCGTACTTAAGGTCATTTCAATTTTTCGTGAACACAGCGCCTTATGCAGCGACAGTGCCAAAACGATCGATGAACTGGGATTG encodes:
- the nth gene encoding endonuclease III, which encodes MTRHKSTAKQINRILKAAYPEVKTQLHCRNPFELLVATILSAQCTDNQVNAVTATLFQKLSSPADFAAAPLDKIEALIRPTGYFRNKAKNIKNCSRMLIERYNGKVPGRLDELVTLPGVGRKTANVVLGAAFGIPGIVVDTHVGRISQRLGLTDNSDPVKIEFDLMKLFPQSDWSDFSLRLIFFGRETCKARKPLCPACPLHDLCTYPDKTL
- a CDS encoding tRNA 4-thiouridine(8) synthase ThiI, which translates into the protein MNALQKKASALGLCSGGLDSRLAALVLRNQGIEVEWITFSTPFFSSDKAQQASQLLNIPLRVKNITQTYLKMLKNPHCGFGKQMNPCLDCHALMFREAGAIMKAEKFDFLFSGEVLGQRPMSQTKASLRYVEKNSGFEGYILRPLSAKRLTETIPEQEGLVDRERLLDISGRSRKRQIQLAAEFGVKDYPAPAGGCLLTDKNFSIRLKDLFRHQEKTDEAELELLKYGRHFRVDRTTKIIVGRTQSDNENIEKHFNPDQDAIITLVDFPSPSVLVSNHHRRDVIILAASVCAGYSKVAEFTPVTANVKTPHCQETIQVLAIRPAEVSHLLI